The Sesamum indicum cultivar Zhongzhi No. 13 linkage group LG6, S_indicum_v1.0, whole genome shotgun sequence genome has a segment encoding these proteins:
- the LOC105165448 gene encoding multiprotein-bridging factor 1b-like encodes MAGISQDWEPVVIRKKAPTAAARKDEKAVNAARRAGAEIETVKKSNAGTNKAASSGTSLNTRKLDEDTENLAHEKVPTELKKAIMQARMDMKLTQAQLAQLINEKPQIIQEYESGKAIPNQQIISKLERALGAKLRGKK; translated from the exons ATGGCAGGAATTTCTCAGGACTGGGAGCCGGTGGTGATCCGAAAGAAGGCACCCACCGCTGCCGCTAGGAAGGATGAGAAAGCCGTCAACGCTGCTCGCCGCGCCGGAGCGGAGATTGAAACCGTCAAAAAAT CAAATGCGGGGACGAACAAGGCTGCCTCAAGTGGCACCTCCTTGAACACCAGGAAACTCGATGAAGACACAGAAAATCTTGCTC ATGAGAAGGTTCCCACTGAATTAAAGAAGGCAATCATGCAAGCTCGAATGGACATGAAGCTGACACAAGCTCAACTTGCTCAG TTAATAAATGAGAAACCCCAGATCATACAGGAATATGAATCTGGAAAAGCAATACCCAATCAGCAGATCATTTCCAAACTGGAGAGGGCTCTTGGTGCAAAACTGCGtggaaagaaatga
- the LOC105165449 gene encoding tubby-like F-box protein 7 (The sequence of the model RefSeq protein was modified relative to this genomic sequence to represent the inferred CDS: added 40 bases not found in genome assembly): protein MSLRRSFLSRRIVHRSFGLSKSCKESEESWNIPSVCNTSCDGNNLGGEEKKEENYDDGGSRQRQQQEQPWDGVLSFDSGLVESGSWADMLPELLGEIIQRVEASEDKWPQRQNVVACACVCKRWREATKEAVEKASSHQPGKITFPPSLKKPGPRDSPLQCLITRDKKNATFYLYLALSPSFMDKGKFLLAARRYRTGAHTEYIISLDSDDLSQGSKAYVGKLRSDFLGTNFTIYDSQPPYDGAKPSSSKSGRRVASKQISPQVPSDNFEVGHVSYKFNLLKSRGPRRMICSISCPSSEESSTDSNDDDSEMKRPDSSTHGNLVLKNKAPRWHEHLECWCLNFHGRVTVASVKNFQLVAAMDQSKPGGKGDEERMLLQFGKVGDDTFTMDYREPLSAFQAFAICLTSFGTKLACE from the exons ATGTCGTTGAGGCGATCATTTCTGTCGCGGAGAATCGTTCATCGTTCTTTCGGACTTTCCAAATCTTGCAAAGAATCTGAAGAATCCTGGAATATCCCCTCCGTCTGCAATACTAGTTGTGATGGTAATAATCTCGGCGGAGaggaaaaaaaggaagaaaattatgatgatGGTGGAAGCCGGCAGCGGCAGCAGCAGGAGCAGCCGTGGGATGGCGTTTTATCTTTTGACTCGGGCCTCGTTGAGTCGGGTTCTTGGGCCGACATGCTGCCGGAGCTGCTGGGGGAAATAATACAGCGGGTGGAAGCCAGCGAGGACAAATGGCCGCAGCGTCAAAACGTCGTCGCCTGCGCGTGCGTCTGCAAGCGGTGGAGGGAGGCTACCAAAGAGGCTGTGGAGAAGGCTTCTAGCCATCAGCCCGGCAAAATCACGTTTCCTCCTTCCCTCAAAAAG CCGGGGCCACGGGACTCTCCACTTCAATGTCTTATAACACGCGACAAGAAGAATGCAACATTTTACCTGTATCTTGCTCTCTCGCCAT CATTCATGGACAAAGGAAAGTTTCTCCTAGCAGCACGAAGATATAGAACTGGTGCCCACACCGAATACATTATATCACTAGATAGTGATGATCTATCCCAAGGAAGTAAAGCCTATGTTGGAAAATTAAG GTCTGATTTCCTCGGCACTAATTTCACAATCTATGATAGCCAACCACCCTATGATGGAGCAAAGCCATCGAGCAGTAAATCTGGCCGTAGAGTCGCGAGCAAGCAGATAAGCCCCCAAGTCCCATCTGATAACTTTGAAGTTGGGCATGTTTCCTACAAATTTAATCTCTTGAAATCAAGAGGCCCACGGAGGATGATATGCTCAATTTCCTGCCCATCTTCAGAGGAATCCTCAACCGACAGTAATGACGATGACTCTGAAATGAAGAGACCAGATTCCTCTACCCATGGAAACTTGGTCTTGAAAAACAAAGCTCCAAGATGGCACGAACACCTGGAATGCTGGTGCTTGAATTTCCACGGCAGGGTGACTGTCGCCTCGGTCAAGAACTTTCAACTGGTTGCCGCTATGGATCAAAGTAAGCCTGGCGGGAAGGGCGATGAGGAAAGGATGCTCCTCCAGTTTGGAAAGGTAGGAGACGACACTTTCACGATGGACTATAGA CCAGCTTTGGGACGAAACTGGCATGCGAGTAA
- the LOC105165450 gene encoding protein DOG1-like 4 codes for MLFQRFYDTWFEQLRQLVQQLSEAPIPPTTEEHHLQLRQLVHKAMSHYAEYYRAKSAAAKHDVLAFFSAPWTTSLERSLHWIGGWRPTTAFHLVYTESSILFESHVVDILRGFHTGDLGDLSPGQFRRVSELQIETVQQENDITDELSDWQDDTTDILGTKYGDGDRKMEKLAKILERADQLRLKTIETLVELLTPQQAAEFLVAAAELHFGVRGWGIRVDRERGSS; via the exons ATGCTTTTCCAGCGCTTTTACGACACCTGGTTTGAGCAGCTCAGGCAGCTGGTGCAGCAGCTCAGTGAAGCCCCCATCCCACCCACCACCGAGGAACACCACCTCCAGCTCCGCCAGCTCGTCCATAAGGCCATGTCCCACTACGCGGAGTACTACAGAGCCAAGTCCGCCGCCGCCAAGCACGATGTGCTAGCTTTCTTCTCCGCCCCATGGACCACCTCACTGGAGAGGTCGCTCCATTGGATCGGCGGGTGGCGGCCCACCACCGCCTTCCACCTCGTCTACACGGAGTCCAGCATCCTGTTTGAGTCCCACGTGGTGGACATCCTCCGTGGCTTCCACACCGGCGACCTCGGCGACCTCTCCCCGGGGCAGTTCCGCCGTGTTAGCGAGCTTCAAATTGAGACCGTACAACAAGAGAATGATATCACCGATGAGCTCTCCGACTGGCAG gACGATACGACTGATATTCTGGGGACGAAGTACGGAGACGGCGACCGGAAAATGGAAAAACTGGCGAAGATTCTCGAGAGGGCGGACCAGCTGCGGCTGAAGACGATAGAAACCCTGGTGGAGCTGCTGACGCCGCAGCAGGCGGCGGAGTTCTTGGTAGCGGCGGCGGAGCTGCACTTCGGGGTTCGTGGATGGGGCATTCGGGTAGACCGTGAACGAGGAAGCAGTTGA
- the LOC105165452 gene encoding protein DOG1-like 1 isoform X1, which translates to MSDNQVSSLDLRQPLVKLELLVAFLISIILHVTSARHGLETSAWLRPAHFEDHPFHKRGFGAFRLFSVFSPCRRQRPSPFHKIPAPVHDSSPISFRDKILVWLLWMTQTLNTSTPLLALKLMCCFQNWILQQHQDLGELVNALSLNCKVPDDELKPLVEKSIKHFEEYHGRRALMAQHYAPSFFYPTWCTSFETAFFWIGGCRPSLAFRLVYSVCGTELSGQLSEILRGERKGNLADISAHQMEMINTLHCKTVREEDMMSTRMASLQEEIADEPLAMLATSAGRVGEWSKELVRAMDAHSLSLASILADADKLRISTLKELMAILTPFQGVDLLISIKKLHLSMHEWGKTKELQLRKPAAP; encoded by the exons ATGTCGGATAATCAAG TTTCATCTCTGGATTTACGTCAACCCTTGGTTAAACTCGAACTTTTGGTTGCTTTCCTCATTTCTATTATCCTCCATGTGACTTCTGCGAGACATGGGCTTGAAACTAGTGCTTGGCTCCGTCCTGCACATTTTGAGGATCATCCATTTCACAAA CGTGGGTTTGGAGCCTTCCGCTTGTTTTCAGTATTTTCCCCATGTAGAAGACAAAGACCTTCCCCTTTTCACAAGATTCCAGCTCCTGTACATGATTCTTCACCCATTTCATTCCGGGACAAAATTCTTGTTTGGCTGCTTTGGATGACTCAGACTCTCAACACATCAACTCCACTGCTCGCCTTGAAGCTAATG TGCTGTTTCCAGAACTGGATCCTCCAGCAGCACCAGGACCTGGGGGAGCTCGTCAATGCACTCTCCCTGAACTGCAAGGTGCCTGACGACGAGCTGAAGCCGCTCGTGGAGAAGAGCATCAAACACTTTGAAGAGTACCACGGAAGGCGAGCTCTGATGGCACAGCACTACGCCCCGTCGTTCTTTTACCCAACCTGGTGCACCTCCTTTGAGACTGCCTTCTTTTGGATCGGTGGCTGCAGGCCATCGCTCGCCTTCAGGCTCGTGTACTCCGTTTGTGGCACGGAGCTGAGTGGCCAGCTGAGTGAGATCCTCCGGGGCGAAAGAAAGGGCAACTTGGCTGATATTTCTGCCCACCAGATGGAGATGATCAACACTTTGCATTGCAAGACTGTGAGAGAGGAAGATATGATGAGCACCAGGATGGCAAGTTTACAG GAGGAAATAGCAGATGAACCTCTGGCAATGTTAGCGACGAGCGCAGGGCGGGTGGGGGAGTGGAGTAAGGAGCTAGTCCGGGCCATGGATGCGCATTCTCTGTCGCTGGCAAGCATTCTGGCAGACGCTGATAAGCTCAGGATCAGCACGTTGAAGGAGTTGATGGCCATTCTCACCCCATTCCAGGGCGTAGATCTTCTAATCTCCATCAAGAAACTTCACCTCTCCATGCATGAGTGGGGCAAGACAAAGGAGCTCCAGTTGAGAAAACCTGCAGCTCcatga
- the LOC105165452 gene encoding protein DOG1-like 1 isoform X2 yields MSDNQVSSLDLRQPLVKLELLVAFLISIILHVTSARHGLETSAWLRPAHFEDHPFHKRGFGAFRLFSVFSPCRRQRPSPFHKIPAPVHDSSPISFRDKILVWLLWMTQTLNTSTPLLALKLMCCFQNWILQQHQDLGELVNALSLNCKVPDDELKPLVEKSIKHFEEYHGRRALMAQHYAPSFFYPTWCTSFETAFFWIGGCRPSLAFRLVYSVCGTELSGQLSEILRGERKGNLADISAHQMEMINTLHCKTVREEDMMSTRMEEIADEPLAMLATSAGRVGEWSKELVRAMDAHSLSLASILADADKLRISTLKELMAILTPFQGVDLLISIKKLHLSMHEWGKTKELQLRKPAAP; encoded by the exons ATGTCGGATAATCAAG TTTCATCTCTGGATTTACGTCAACCCTTGGTTAAACTCGAACTTTTGGTTGCTTTCCTCATTTCTATTATCCTCCATGTGACTTCTGCGAGACATGGGCTTGAAACTAGTGCTTGGCTCCGTCCTGCACATTTTGAGGATCATCCATTTCACAAA CGTGGGTTTGGAGCCTTCCGCTTGTTTTCAGTATTTTCCCCATGTAGAAGACAAAGACCTTCCCCTTTTCACAAGATTCCAGCTCCTGTACATGATTCTTCACCCATTTCATTCCGGGACAAAATTCTTGTTTGGCTGCTTTGGATGACTCAGACTCTCAACACATCAACTCCACTGCTCGCCTTGAAGCTAATG TGCTGTTTCCAGAACTGGATCCTCCAGCAGCACCAGGACCTGGGGGAGCTCGTCAATGCACTCTCCCTGAACTGCAAGGTGCCTGACGACGAGCTGAAGCCGCTCGTGGAGAAGAGCATCAAACACTTTGAAGAGTACCACGGAAGGCGAGCTCTGATGGCACAGCACTACGCCCCGTCGTTCTTTTACCCAACCTGGTGCACCTCCTTTGAGACTGCCTTCTTTTGGATCGGTGGCTGCAGGCCATCGCTCGCCTTCAGGCTCGTGTACTCCGTTTGTGGCACGGAGCTGAGTGGCCAGCTGAGTGAGATCCTCCGGGGCGAAAGAAAGGGCAACTTGGCTGATATTTCTGCCCACCAGATGGAGATGATCAACACTTTGCATTGCAAGACTGTGAGAGAGGAAGATATGATGAGCACCAGGATG GAGGAAATAGCAGATGAACCTCTGGCAATGTTAGCGACGAGCGCAGGGCGGGTGGGGGAGTGGAGTAAGGAGCTAGTCCGGGCCATGGATGCGCATTCTCTGTCGCTGGCAAGCATTCTGGCAGACGCTGATAAGCTCAGGATCAGCACGTTGAAGGAGTTGATGGCCATTCTCACCCCATTCCAGGGCGTAGATCTTCTAATCTCCATCAAGAAACTTCACCTCTCCATGCATGAGTGGGGCAAGACAAAGGAGCTCCAGTTGAGAAAACCTGCAGCTCcatga
- the LOC105165451 gene encoding uncharacterized protein LOC105165451, whose product MIPVPAGEEVAPKLVRLLYFVGAGVLCTAGINKWKDLERKAMIQKQQQLNGPSVENPSDVVQRAVE is encoded by the exons ATGATACCCGTACCTGCGGGCGAAGAGGTTGCTCCCAAGCTCGTTCGACTTCTGTACTTCGTCGGCGCCGGAG TTCTGTGCACTGCCGGGATTAACAAGTGGAAGGATTTAGAAAGAAAGGCAATGATTCAGAAGCAGCAACAGCTAAATGGGCCTTCTGTGGAGAACCCGTCAGATGTGGTACAAAGGGCTGTTGAATAG